A single Paenibacillus sp. FSL R5-0517 DNA region contains:
- a CDS encoding transcription initiation factor TFIID, with protein MEFHSNNTLKRDLEKYAAQYAIEQERQGSLGDGRSSIHYPALFLFVGDLVAPAVTAVQEINRLKWDNGDGVVYIQIGTEDQEADSGETRNSGSSDDGQVTRHRLPLSAGQTGRPSKTRRKDVHRSFHESDQALFDLNRTLRRVSNRIAEYGRLYSSFDRIYVTVVTRADDPLNVLLPELTKLTEIILSQAFKSVQTDLHVLVSEMEQVDSFGYASAAGLAFLRELDYMQSLDYTFSGNLLVTEDGISIPVTHHASPLYDLVYLLSDKNERGTGVPGGWIENAEIICRICLLKNRKQDVNHSGTVSSTGANTYNNTSFKNNIRTTSDQHGYASAGFAEIRRPNKPIALAVLYHMYRYLLARMRQEPDWSIKDKLAFFGLDAASVERKVEGLLPGEDLVSGMSGIMTHNVSFSDLKPLSLREAERALFGQGAEAYFRDNVVRLVEERVRERSSGGSLRRQAEQSRAEHPEVGYFQWAAWSDNEPGSVREALLGLIRDKSMQLESARALLEQRQQERVEDQSFKRALFRDKQNVRNLIDCMLERVYVPKVELLRLENELQLLRIYDTEMEELHQFSRHVTAALEALERTLRETAAQSIAAADEYIGQNVMEYYGKVTEELIIDLEAKRGRDVWFEDRYMGDMNRLATEGDDRLLKRLMEVCHSLLLTAEPLRLPFEEELLQRANVTIAYGDKDVLTRDDLFRRLYHTLEDQAVVRVRVFDYTQEHRYEEKYFFGDHHSAFMDYAAHAEETSRIYKLGVVYEERSSGVEKLNLMGGFHLEDLMVYRNGKVYYDSYTENGYELHPAGLVEKLSPIR; from the coding sequence ATGGAGTTCCATTCGAACAATACCCTGAAGCGTGATCTGGAGAAGTATGCAGCGCAGTATGCAATAGAGCAGGAGCGTCAAGGCAGCCTGGGTGATGGACGTAGCAGTATCCATTACCCGGCGCTGTTCCTGTTTGTGGGTGATCTGGTTGCACCTGCGGTGACTGCCGTGCAGGAGATTAATCGGCTGAAATGGGATAACGGAGACGGTGTGGTTTACATTCAGATCGGGACAGAAGATCAGGAAGCGGATTCGGGTGAAACGAGGAATAGTGGCTCGTCTGATGATGGTCAGGTGACTCGTCACCGCTTGCCTCTGTCCGCTGGTCAGACGGGGCGACCGTCCAAAACACGGCGTAAGGATGTGCATCGGAGTTTCCACGAATCGGATCAGGCGCTCTTTGACCTGAATCGTACCCTTCGGCGGGTCAGTAACCGGATTGCCGAATATGGACGGCTGTACTCGTCATTTGATCGGATTTACGTTACGGTGGTAACCAGAGCCGATGATCCATTGAATGTATTGTTGCCAGAGCTCACCAAGCTGACAGAAATCATTTTGTCCCAAGCCTTCAAGTCGGTGCAAACGGACCTGCATGTATTGGTCAGTGAGATGGAACAGGTGGATTCCTTTGGATATGCCAGCGCAGCAGGCCTTGCTTTCCTACGGGAGCTGGATTATATGCAGTCGCTGGACTACACGTTCAGCGGTAATCTGTTGGTGACGGAGGATGGGATCTCCATTCCCGTTACACATCACGCATCACCGTTGTATGATCTCGTATATCTGTTGTCCGACAAAAATGAGCGTGGAACCGGCGTTCCCGGTGGCTGGATTGAAAATGCCGAGATCATCTGCCGGATCTGCCTGTTGAAGAACAGGAAGCAGGATGTAAATCACTCGGGTACCGTTTCAAGCACGGGAGCGAACACGTACAACAATACATCCTTCAAAAACAATATTCGCACCACCTCTGATCAGCATGGTTATGCAAGTGCGGGTTTTGCCGAGATCAGGCGGCCAAACAAGCCGATAGCACTGGCGGTTTTATATCACATGTATCGGTACCTGCTCGCACGCATGCGGCAGGAGCCGGATTGGAGCATCAAGGACAAGCTTGCTTTCTTCGGACTGGACGCGGCCTCGGTGGAACGCAAAGTTGAAGGTCTGTTGCCGGGTGAAGATCTGGTTAGTGGCATGAGTGGCATCATGACGCATAACGTCAGTTTCTCCGATCTGAAGCCGCTCTCGCTTCGTGAAGCGGAGAGAGCGCTGTTCGGACAAGGCGCTGAAGCGTACTTCCGTGATAACGTCGTCCGACTTGTTGAAGAGCGTGTGCGCGAGCGCAGTTCTGGCGGCTCTCTTCGCCGTCAGGCCGAACAATCCCGCGCGGAGCATCCAGAGGTTGGGTACTTCCAGTGGGCAGCCTGGAGTGATAATGAGCCTGGCAGTGTACGTGAAGCGCTGCTCGGACTGATTCGGGATAAATCGATGCAGCTTGAATCGGCACGTGCACTGTTAGAGCAACGTCAGCAAGAGCGGGTGGAAGATCAGTCGTTCAAACGAGCGTTGTTCCGTGATAAACAGAATGTACGCAATCTGATTGACTGTATGCTGGAACGAGTGTACGTACCGAAGGTAGAATTGCTGCGACTGGAAAATGAATTACAACTGCTGCGCATCTACGATACGGAGATGGAAGAGCTTCACCAATTCAGTCGCCACGTCACAGCGGCACTTGAAGCGCTGGAACGTACACTGCGAGAGACAGCTGCCCAAAGTATCGCCGCTGCGGATGAATACATCGGTCAGAACGTGATGGAGTACTACGGCAAAGTGACGGAAGAGCTAATCATCGACCTGGAAGCCAAGCGCGGACGGGATGTATGGTTCGAGGATCGTTACATGGGAGATATGAACCGGCTTGCGACAGAAGGCGATGACCGTCTGCTCAAACGTCTGATGGAGGTATGTCACTCGTTGCTGCTTACAGCCGAGCCGTTGCGGTTACCATTTGAAGAAGAGCTGTTGCAGCGGGCCAACGTTACGATTGCTTACGGAGATAAAGACGTATTGACCCGGGATGACCTGTTCCGCAGGTTGTACCACACGCTGGAGGATCAGGCGGTCGTTCGGGTACGGGTATTTGATTATACGCAGGAACATCGGTATGAAGAGAAGTATTTCTTTGGTGACCATCATAGTGCTTTCATGGACTACGCGGCACATGCCGAAGAGACATCACGCATCTACAAGCTGGGTGTGGTGTACGAAGAACGCAGCAGTGGTGTGGAGAAGCTGAATCTGATGGGCGGTTTCCATCTGGAGGATCTCATGGTGTATCGGAACGGCAAGGTATATTATGACTCGTACACGGAGAATGGCTATGAACTTCACCCCGCAGGTCTGGTGGAAAAGTTGTCACCCATTCGTTAA
- a CDS encoding tubulin-like doman-containing protein yields the protein MKPIVREHIQQLDVSLGGGIVSEKIRVDTIDNPILIIGLGGTGIDALLRLKYQINRRFKLPQDPVSKKKMDKPDNVEFLAFETNEQDRAKKYKGIGLDPINEFVLLSNAEIGGLLQNRSVLEPYITDWLSPELSITDGMNGAAGVRQAGRLLLFTKINQVVQAIDKKIKTLSVGTNKKLMVFLLTGLSGGTGSGCFLDISYIVRGIIERDHGSAGIDRVNTLGYLFTPDVNLSNKSLSEHTREYIRKNGYAALKELDYWMNVDSRGERFTQKYGNILTVNSPLPPFNLCHLISATNTEGKLLENAYDYCMNVTAENITNFMASEEKQSGEEFAIHDYISNIRTNIAQMNKVYPANYDYNIIGASSAVLPIEEMTTYLAYRMFDKMNTMFSKAPNQEDTEKFARKLGIDLESVVKSFEARVPEPLPGYQNSERLSYGNVVKSQVVNMDTELEQNFLARAREEYIKAKKQLPGEIAGQFTEQIRRMFLHPEQGPFYVSRLIYTEKGFCVLKMIQSYIETLRENAFRIPRDIEAAQEQSEEKLGDAKSAFVSKEKKKNAYIEAKIHEYWLHADVERNDQMIEFYEDLYELLNQENSRIYNVFTETLNALSSIFAKNGDLLTRGEEQSDHKGNKTYYWNVVSVPDIVSVVDGLLDKRDTDDLIRDFSRELLENSSQWVKENEIDIVSSISDFLSEKFGDLITRSMEDFLVIKYGQDESVEKFVERFIAGKLDDEAVPVFNLSNSTGSLHFPSWGFVSVPAQAPGILKGIRNYQNNAVGKSHFTVKESEVRNRIFWLNTRNGVPLFVYTPLKVYEESYERTILDKEGIGRHLVQTEKNNWTYLPSPIPEKSWGDVYENARVKQYNARVRSEFEQALGYNIVTAKSIDENTSNRYAIVTTEAFDLSAKLGAYDMRLTSTTPNLGEVKRAVIELKRLQSEGLPRVGVKDIFGSINEDMAKENLVRSPQLIARVREELAKMNAISAKVAELEGILAQYQDEEQWYDRFIEALYTDTIVKKGALYVYDRDPEEDAWEPFANLMKSRNFAEYEVFGNFRGLAEKDRSTLLRKASRRDNDLTASEDITPLLTKLDDLAALFMESRDRLEYERVELANGEDIYQFYRTMSSKLNDIRRRLK from the coding sequence ATGAAACCGATTGTTAGAGAACATATTCAGCAACTGGATGTATCACTTGGCGGAGGCATTGTCAGTGAGAAGATCAGAGTTGATACCATTGATAACCCCATTCTGATTATTGGTCTGGGAGGAACGGGAATTGATGCACTGCTGCGACTGAAATATCAGATCAACCGTCGTTTCAAGCTGCCGCAGGACCCGGTATCCAAGAAAAAAATGGACAAGCCGGACAATGTGGAATTTTTGGCTTTTGAGACAAACGAACAGGATCGCGCCAAAAAGTATAAAGGAATCGGACTTGATCCGATCAATGAATTCGTCTTGCTATCCAATGCCGAGATTGGCGGACTGCTACAGAACCGCAGCGTGCTGGAACCGTATATTACGGACTGGCTGTCTCCCGAACTGAGCATCACGGACGGCATGAATGGCGCTGCAGGTGTGCGTCAGGCTGGACGTCTACTCTTGTTCACCAAGATTAATCAGGTTGTTCAGGCCATCGACAAAAAGATAAAAACTTTATCCGTAGGCACCAACAAAAAACTGATGGTGTTCCTGCTGACAGGTCTGTCCGGCGGTACAGGCAGCGGCTGTTTCCTCGATATTTCCTATATCGTGCGCGGCATTATCGAACGGGATCACGGCTCTGCGGGGATTGACCGCGTGAATACGCTGGGCTACCTGTTCACGCCAGACGTGAACCTGTCCAACAAAAGCTTGAGCGAACACACACGCGAATACATTCGCAAGAACGGATATGCGGCACTCAAAGAGCTGGATTATTGGATGAACGTGGACAGCCGCGGTGAGCGGTTTACACAGAAGTACGGCAATATTTTAACCGTCAACTCACCACTGCCTCCATTTAACCTGTGTCATTTGATCTCTGCAACGAATACCGAAGGCAAACTGCTGGAGAACGCCTACGATTACTGCATGAACGTCACGGCCGAGAACATTACCAACTTCATGGCAAGTGAGGAGAAGCAGTCGGGTGAGGAGTTCGCCATCCATGACTATATCAGCAATATTCGAACCAACATTGCACAGATGAACAAGGTGTACCCGGCCAACTATGATTACAACATCATTGGTGCCTCTTCGGCTGTACTGCCGATTGAAGAGATGACCACGTATCTGGCGTATCGCATGTTCGACAAAATGAATACCATGTTCTCCAAAGCGCCGAACCAGGAGGATACCGAGAAGTTTGCCCGCAAGCTGGGCATTGATCTCGAAAGTGTGGTCAAGTCCTTCGAAGCGCGTGTGCCAGAGCCGCTGCCTGGTTATCAGAACAGCGAACGCCTATCCTATGGCAACGTGGTGAAATCCCAGGTTGTGAATATGGACACCGAACTGGAACAGAACTTCCTGGCACGTGCCCGTGAAGAATATATCAAGGCGAAGAAACAACTGCCGGGTGAGATTGCTGGTCAGTTTACCGAACAGATCCGTCGAATGTTTTTGCATCCCGAACAAGGTCCGTTCTATGTATCTCGTCTCATTTATACGGAAAAAGGGTTCTGTGTACTGAAAATGATTCAGTCGTACATCGAAACCCTGCGTGAGAATGCCTTCCGCATTCCGCGTGATATTGAAGCAGCTCAGGAGCAGTCCGAAGAGAAGCTGGGCGATGCGAAGAGCGCTTTTGTCTCCAAAGAGAAGAAAAAGAATGCTTATATTGAAGCAAAAATTCATGAGTACTGGCTTCACGCCGACGTGGAACGCAACGATCAGATGATCGAGTTCTATGAAGATCTGTATGAGTTGCTGAATCAGGAAAACAGCCGCATTTATAACGTATTTACCGAGACGTTGAACGCCCTTAGCTCGATATTCGCGAAGAATGGCGACCTGCTGACACGCGGCGAGGAACAATCCGATCACAAAGGCAACAAGACATACTACTGGAACGTCGTAAGTGTACCGGATATCGTCAGTGTGGTGGACGGGCTGTTGGATAAGCGTGATACAGATGATCTGATCCGCGACTTCTCTCGTGAATTGCTGGAAAACTCCAGCCAGTGGGTGAAAGAGAACGAGATTGATATCGTCAGCTCCATCTCCGACTTCCTGAGTGAGAAATTCGGTGATCTGATTACCCGTTCCATGGAAGATTTCCTCGTGATCAAATACGGTCAGGATGAGTCGGTTGAGAAATTCGTGGAACGTTTCATTGCTGGTAAGCTGGATGATGAGGCCGTTCCGGTGTTCAATCTGAGCAACAGTACAGGCAGTCTGCATTTCCCTTCATGGGGATTTGTATCCGTACCGGCACAGGCGCCGGGCATTCTGAAAGGGATTCGCAATTATCAGAACAATGCTGTAGGCAAATCTCATTTTACCGTCAAGGAAAGTGAAGTGCGCAACCGGATCTTCTGGCTGAATACCCGCAACGGCGTACCACTCTTTGTGTATACACCGCTCAAGGTATATGAGGAAAGTTATGAACGTACCATTTTGGACAAAGAAGGCATTGGTCGTCACTTGGTGCAAACGGAGAAAAACAACTGGACCTATCTGCCGTCTCCGATTCCGGAGAAATCATGGGGAGATGTGTACGAGAACGCCCGCGTGAAGCAGTATAACGCCCGTGTGCGCAGTGAATTCGAGCAGGCGCTCGGATACAACATTGTGACAGCCAAATCCATTGATGAGAATACAAGCAACCGGTATGCGATTGTGACGACAGAAGCGTTTGACTTGTCTGCCAAACTGGGAGCCTACGACATGCGTCTGACGTCCACCACGCCGAACCTCGGCGAAGTGAAGCGGGCCGTAATTGAGCTGAAACGTCTGCAATCCGAAGGGTTGCCGCGTGTAGGCGTTAAGGATATTTTCGGAAGTATTAATGAAGATATGGCCAAAGAAAACCTGGTACGCTCCCCGCAGCTGATCGCGCGCGTACGTGAGGAACTGGCGAAGATGAATGCCATCTCGGCCAAAGTCGCCGAACTCGAAGGCATTCTTGCCCAGTACCAGGACGAGGAGCAATGGTATGACCGCTTCATCGAAGCGTTATATACTGACACCATCGTCAAAAAAGGTGCACTCTACGTCTACGACCGTGACCCGGAAGAAGACGCATGGGAGCCGTTCGCGAACCTGATGAAGAGCCGTAACTTTGCCGAGTATGAAGTGTTTGGCAACTTCCGCGGTCTGGCGGAGAAGGATCGCAGTACATTGCTGCGCAAAGCGTCCCGCCGCGATAACGATCTTACAGCTTCTGAGGATATCACCCCACTGCTGACAAAGCTGGATGATCTGGCTGCACTGTTCATGGAATCGCGTGATCGTCTCGAATACGAGCGGGTAGAACTGGCTAACGGTGAAGACATCTATCAGTTCTACAGAACGATGTCGTCCAAGCTGAACGACATTCGCAGAAGGCTGAAGTAA
- a CDS encoding vWA domain-containing protein: protein MLRTRKIRWLSGTMVLLAILTLLLPQALLPHAAAAQAQTSGIDAVLVADVSNSMNTSDRDKISNEAMKMFIDMLPVQGDKVGIVAYTDQVEREKAMLTIQSDADKSSLKDFIDQLGRGPYTDVSVGVAEAMNILNHGADPSHSPMIVLLADGNNDFNKTKGRTQAQSDADLAKSVKEAQDQGIPVYTIGLNADGKLNKDALADLAKQTGGKSFITDTPDDLPQILSEIFADHAKLNVVKLPSVTGNGSYQEVTVNVPNDSVLEANISIMSSKPVEVQLMDPSGQAVDLNSDAAKLSTSKSYSLVKLLKPQEGDWKLRVKGAPKDSIDINLLFNYDLQLVVDPIKTKSYTKGDKVDLAAKLENGGQPLQDNDLYADMKATLVVKDVDTGKSEEQPLENTGSGFAGTFEVPDNHNYELVIRAEEDSFYRESAPITINAGGATGSGAQPTTPGGEQDKPFPWLPVILGIVALIVVGVGIWFLMGWLKRKNRGFVGQMIVEIRDENTGDKSYPQYKKLVSFRGRFHLHQLLQLDPELKETEKYVFTPSNGDRIIIRNTAGGTLEKSGRAVDASSGVELKNGDRLSIPLQQADKTILIEYLV from the coding sequence ATGCTGCGGACACGCAAAATACGCTGGCTGAGCGGAACGATGGTTCTGCTGGCCATTCTAACGCTACTGCTACCTCAGGCGTTGCTGCCACACGCTGCAGCGGCTCAGGCACAGACGAGCGGAATCGATGCGGTACTTGTAGCCGATGTAAGTAATTCAATGAATACAAGTGACCGTGACAAGATCAGTAATGAAGCCATGAAAATGTTTATTGATATGCTGCCCGTCCAAGGGGACAAGGTAGGGATTGTCGCTTATACCGATCAGGTGGAGCGGGAAAAGGCAATGCTTACGATTCAGTCCGATGCGGACAAGAGCAGCCTGAAGGACTTTATTGATCAGCTCGGCCGGGGGCCATACACCGATGTCTCAGTTGGTGTCGCCGAAGCCATGAACATACTGAATCATGGTGCAGACCCATCTCACTCGCCAATGATCGTGCTGCTGGCGGATGGCAACAATGACTTTAACAAAACCAAAGGCCGTACACAGGCACAATCCGACGCTGATCTGGCGAAATCCGTGAAGGAAGCACAGGATCAAGGTATTCCGGTGTATACAATAGGACTGAACGCGGATGGCAAGTTGAACAAGGATGCACTCGCAGACCTCGCGAAGCAGACCGGAGGCAAGTCATTCATTACCGATACGCCGGATGATCTGCCACAGATTCTGAGTGAGATCTTCGCCGATCATGCCAAACTCAATGTGGTGAAGCTGCCCTCTGTGACAGGAAACGGCAGTTATCAGGAAGTTACCGTGAACGTGCCAAATGACAGTGTGCTGGAAGCAAACATCTCGATTATGTCCTCGAAGCCGGTGGAAGTGCAATTGATGGACCCTTCCGGACAAGCCGTGGACCTGAACTCGGATGCAGCCAAGCTCTCGACATCGAAGAGTTATTCGCTCGTGAAGCTGTTGAAACCCCAAGAGGGAGACTGGAAACTTCGGGTAAAAGGGGCTCCGAAAGACAGCATCGATATCAATCTGCTGTTCAACTATGATCTTCAGCTCGTTGTGGACCCGATTAAGACCAAGTCCTATACCAAAGGGGACAAGGTTGATCTTGCTGCCAAACTGGAGAATGGCGGTCAGCCACTTCAGGATAATGATCTGTATGCAGATATGAAGGCCACGTTGGTCGTGAAAGATGTGGATACAGGCAAGAGTGAAGAACAACCGCTGGAAAACACAGGATCTGGTTTTGCTGGAACATTTGAAGTACCGGACAATCATAACTATGAATTGGTCATCCGTGCGGAAGAAGACAGCTTCTACCGTGAAAGTGCGCCAATCACGATTAACGCAGGCGGAGCAACCGGAAGCGGTGCTCAACCGACCACGCCAGGCGGTGAACAGGACAAGCCGTTCCCTTGGTTACCTGTCATTCTGGGTATTGTAGCCCTGATTGTGGTTGGTGTTGGTATCTGGTTCCTGATGGGTTGGCTGAAACGCAAAAACCGGGGCTTTGTCGGTCAGATGATCGTTGAGATTCGTGATGAGAACACGGGCGACAAGTCATATCCACAATATAAAAAGCTGGTATCCTTCCGGGGCCGATTCCATCTGCATCAATTGTTGCAACTGGACCCTGAGCTGAAGGAAACCGAAAAATATGTATTTACGCCCAGCAATGGCGATCGAATTATCATTCGTAACACCGCAGGCGGTACGTTGGAGAAATCCGGTCGTGCAGTCGATGCAAGCTCAGGCGTTGAACTGAAGAACGGTGACCGACTGAGCATCCCGCTGCAACAGGCGGACAAGACCATTTTAATTGAGTATCTGGTGTGA
- a CDS encoding DEAD/DEAH box helicase — translation MANFEQLGIRPEWCEILKHQGIAVPTPVQERSIPVLLGGRDIIAEAQTGTGKTLAFLLPIIQKINVSDRSPQALIIAPTRELALQITEEAKKLTANDDKLHVLAVYGGQDVDKQLRKLQNGTQIVIGTPGRLLDHLRRGTLKLNNVKKLVLDEADQMLHMGFLDDVETILSELPHKRQTMLFSATMPKGIRHLAKTYMKDPEDVKVSSQSVIPIKQIRQQVLECTDRGKLEALRGMIDTYRPYLAIIFCRTKRRASKLNQDLREAGYASDELHGDLSQSKRENVMKAFRDAKLQVLVATDVAARGLDVEGVTHVFNYDMPHDAESYIHRIGRTGRAGGTGLAVTFATEHDRPELARIEQGIDQKLSRIQWTSEGPIASTGAARRSINSQGDDERGGRSSGTGSARRGAGRNDRRDGGRGGRGSRGGEGGRSGGRSGGRSGDERSAGRGSARSSDSSRGAASQGGRSSSRGASQGGRSAGRSGDERSSGWAGRSADKRTSGRSSEGSRRPESAGRGPAKGDRRDSRRGR, via the coding sequence TTGGCAAACTTTGAACAACTGGGCATTCGCCCGGAATGGTGCGAGATCCTGAAACATCAGGGCATCGCCGTGCCGACTCCGGTACAGGAGCGTTCGATTCCGGTACTGCTGGGTGGACGCGATATTATCGCCGAGGCACAGACAGGTACAGGGAAAACGCTGGCTTTTTTGCTGCCGATTATTCAGAAAATTAATGTATCTGACCGTTCGCCGCAAGCGTTGATTATCGCGCCTACGCGTGAGCTTGCGCTGCAAATTACGGAAGAAGCGAAGAAGCTCACGGCAAACGACGATAAACTGCACGTGCTTGCCGTATACGGCGGGCAGGATGTGGACAAGCAACTGCGTAAATTGCAGAACGGCACCCAGATCGTTATCGGTACACCGGGTCGTCTCCTGGATCACTTGCGCCGGGGCACGTTGAAGCTGAATAATGTCAAAAAACTGGTGCTGGATGAAGCCGACCAAATGCTGCACATGGGCTTCCTGGACGATGTGGAGACGATTCTTAGCGAGCTGCCACACAAACGCCAAACGATGCTGTTCTCCGCAACGATGCCGAAGGGTATTCGCCACCTTGCGAAGACCTATATGAAAGATCCGGAAGATGTAAAAGTATCCTCGCAATCGGTAATCCCGATCAAACAAATTCGCCAGCAGGTGCTGGAATGTACGGATCGCGGCAAGCTTGAAGCACTTCGCGGCATGATTGATACGTATCGCCCATACTTGGCGATAATTTTCTGCCGGACCAAGCGTCGTGCATCCAAGCTGAACCAAGATCTGCGTGAAGCAGGTTATGCAAGTGATGAACTTCATGGAGATCTGTCCCAATCCAAGCGTGAGAACGTCATGAAAGCGTTCCGCGATGCCAAACTGCAAGTGCTGGTTGCTACAGACGTAGCTGCACGTGGACTTGATGTTGAAGGTGTAACGCATGTCTTTAACTACGATATGCCGCATGATGCGGAAAGTTATATCCACCGGATTGGTCGTACGGGCCGTGCAGGCGGTACAGGTCTTGCTGTAACGTTTGCAACAGAGCACGACAGACCTGAACTTGCACGTATTGAACAAGGGATCGACCAGAAGCTGTCCCGTATTCAGTGGACGAGCGAAGGTCCAATTGCATCAACAGGAGCAGCTAGACGTTCCATCAACAGTCAGGGGGATGACGAACGAGGCGGACGCTCTTCCGGAACAGGCAGCGCACGTCGCGGTGCAGGCCGTAACGATCGCAGAGATGGCGGACGTGGGGGTCGTGGTTCCCGCGGTGGCGAAGGTGGACGCAGTGGTGGTCGTAGCGGTGGCCGCAGTGGCGACGAGCGCAGTGCAGGCCGTGGCTCTGCGCGTAGCAGCGACAGCAGTCGAGGCGCAGCAAGCCAAGGTGGCCGCAGCAGTAGCCGCGGTGCGAGCCAAGGCGGACGCAGTGCAGGTCGCAGTGGCGATGAGCGCAGCAGCGGCTGGGCTGGCCGTAGTGCTGACAAGCGCACCTCCGGGCGCAGCAGCGAAGGCTCTCGCCGTCCGGAATCCGCAGGACGCGGACCGGCGAAGGGCGACCGTCGCGATTCTCGTCGCGGACGGTAA
- a CDS encoding SulP family inorganic anion transporter yields the protein MNTLKQQWFGNIRGDVLAGITVALALIPEAIAFSIIAGVDPMVGLYASITIAIVISIAGGRPGMISAATGAMAVLMVGLVKDYGVEYLFAATILTGVIQFLLGIFKVGRFITFVPHSVLTGFVNALAILIFMAQLTHFTGANWIMYAMVAGTLAIIYILPRFFKAAPSPLIAIIVMTIITVVFHLDVSKVGDMGNLTSTLPMFHLPNIAWTWDTLMILLPYSFTMALVGLLESLLTATIVDEMTETKSSKNREVRGQGIANFVNGLFGGMGGCAMIGQSVINVKSGGRGRLSTFTAGAFLAILLLLFSGVVKQVPMGALVGVMFMVCIGTFDWSSIKNIARVPRAEAFVMIVTVAIVVYTHDLSIGVMVGVVLSVLHFGWKQTKIRVQASQEQGQKVYRVHGPFFFGSSSRFVDEFDAEADPKEITIDFGGSHIWDNTAVVAIGKVKFKYAKLGKTVHLRGLNEESTRILERSGFATAGGHGS from the coding sequence ATGAATACTTTAAAACAACAATGGTTTGGCAACATTCGCGGAGATGTGCTGGCAGGCATTACGGTAGCGCTGGCGCTCATTCCGGAAGCCATTGCTTTCTCCATCATTGCAGGAGTCGATCCCATGGTCGGGCTGTACGCTTCGATTACCATTGCGATTGTGATCTCGATTGCAGGTGGAAGACCCGGTATGATCTCGGCTGCAACGGGTGCAATGGCGGTACTGATGGTTGGACTCGTCAAGGATTATGGTGTGGAATATCTTTTTGCAGCTACGATACTGACGGGTGTTATCCAGTTTCTACTAGGCATATTTAAGGTTGGGCGATTTATTACGTTTGTCCCTCATTCGGTATTGACCGGATTCGTGAACGCACTGGCGATCCTGATCTTTATGGCGCAGTTAACTCACTTCACGGGAGCGAACTGGATTATGTATGCGATGGTGGCGGGCACGCTGGCGATCATTTATATTTTGCCACGTTTTTTCAAAGCTGCTCCATCTCCATTGATTGCAATCATCGTGATGACGATTATTACGGTGGTATTTCATCTGGATGTAAGTAAAGTAGGGGACATGGGAAATCTCACAAGTACCCTGCCGATGTTCCACTTGCCGAATATTGCATGGACTTGGGATACGCTGATGATTCTGCTGCCTTATTCATTTACCATGGCACTGGTTGGGCTGCTGGAATCCCTGCTGACCGCAACCATCGTGGATGAGATGACCGAGACCAAGAGCAGCAAGAACCGTGAGGTGCGTGGTCAGGGTATTGCGAACTTTGTGAACGGTTTGTTCGGCGGCATGGGCGGCTGTGCGATGATTGGGCAGTCGGTCATTAATGTGAAGTCTGGTGGACGTGGGAGATTATCCACGTTTACTGCGGGTGCATTTCTCGCAATCCTGTTGCTGCTGTTCAGCGGTGTGGTGAAGCAGGTACCGATGGGTGCGCTCGTCGGTGTAATGTTTATGGTGTGTATCGGAACATTCGACTGGAGTTCCATCAAAAATATTGCTCGCGTGCCACGGGCGGAAGCCTTTGTCATGATCGTGACCGTGGCGATTGTGGTCTATACCCACGATCTGTCGATTGGGGTCATGGTCGGCGTTGTGCTAAGTGTGCTGCATTTTGGCTGGAAACAGACCAAGATTCGCGTACAGGCGAGCCAGGAACAAGGGCAGAAGGTGTACCGGGTTCACGGACCGTTCTTCTTTGGATCTTCGTCCCGCTTCGTGGATGAATTCGATGCAGAAGCTGATCCGAAGGAGATCACGATTGATTTCGGAGGGTCACATATCTGGGATAATACCGCGGTTGTGGCCATTGGCAAAGTGAAGTTTAAATACGCGAAGCTGGGCAAAACCGTGCACCTGCGTGGCTTGAATGAAGAGAGCACTCGAATTCTTGAACGGAGTGGATTTGCCACAGCTGGCGGGCATGGTTCATAA